TTTATGATCGAAAATAACCAAAAACATTTGAACAATTGCCATTTGCGATTACAAGATTCTTAAAAAAATCCATCTATCTTTCAAAGAATTACGCTCACCATTTGTGAATAAATCAACTTAAAAAATATAACGAAGAGAAAACAAGCTAAAGACAACAAAAAGAGAATATATGCTATAAAAAATCAGAATTATTTCCATGAAATACAGCGCCTCTAATAACATATTGTTATTCTTACAAGCCTCACACTCAAAATTCCATAATAAAAACCGTTGAATACAAATTCATCATCGTAAAGAAATATAATACAATATCAGAAAAATAACGCACCTTATGAGCTATATCTTATAGCTCACAACGTTGAGCGCATAACAGAATAAATATTATAAGCGAAAACATTTCTTAGAAAATTTATACTGATAAAATTCTCTAAGTTAAGAACTATAAGAAAACAATAAATGAATCCTATATTGCGGCAGCAGAAACCTCTAACAGAAATATCATCCTCTTTTCTGTAAAATCTATCACACTCTTTCTTCTCTATGAGGAATAGGTTTAATACTGGCTTCAAAAAACATCTTTGTGTAGTCATTTCGCGCGTGTAAATTGCGCAAATCATCATTACTGAGCTCTTCAAGAATAATCCCCTGATGCATCATTCCAACACGTTCACAGATGTGTGCAACAACAGCAAGATCGTGAGATACCATCAAATAAGTGAGTTTTTTTTCCTCTCGTAACGATTTCAATAAGTTTAAAATTTCAGCCTGTGCCGACACATCCAATGCAGATGTCGGCTCATCAAGCAGAAAAATTTCTGGCTCGATAATCAAAGCACGCGCAAGAACAATACGCTGACGTTGCCCTCCAGATAATTCATGCGGATAACGATAAAGAAATGAAGAATCTAAACCAACGGAATTTAAAGCATCATGCACCCGTTCCTTTAGGTTATCCATACCATGGATTTTGAGAGATTCAGAAAGAACAGTATAGACCATTTTTCTTGGATGAAGCGAAGCGTAAGGATCTTGAAAAACCATTTGAACACGGCGCAGAAAATCCTTATTTCTTTTTTTTTCTACTTCTTGTCCATCAAAAACAAAATGCCCACTATAATGCGGGATAAGCCCAACCAATGTATTCAAAATGGTTGATTTTCCACATCCTGATTCACCAATCAAACCATAAGCTTCACCACGCTTAATATGAAACTTGACATTTTTAACAACTGTTACTGATCTATGCCTACGCCCAAAGGTTACCGACAAATGAGAAACATCAATAATATTTTCACAATTGGCCATGGACAACTCCCTCAAACACCATTAACAATCGTTGGCCCATGGAGCCAATCAGGATCTCGCTCAGGAACAACCAAAACATCAACCGGTTTATCAAGCCGTGGCAAACTGTCTAATAAAGCCTTGGTATAGGGATGACGCGCACGAGATAAATCACATGCAGGCAATTCTTCTAATATGCGACCAGCATACATAACCAAAACACGATCACAAAAATCAGCAATCATATTCAAATCATGACTAATAAAAATAAGTCCCGTCCCCGATTTTGTCACAAGTTCATCTAAGACTGACAAAACCTGACATCTCACAGTGACATCAAGCGCAGAAGTTGGCTCATCTGCGATAATTAAATCCGGCTCAGGAATAAGCATCATTGCAATCATCACGCGCTGCCCCATACCGCCTGAGATTTCATGAGGAAATAATCGCATCACATGTTCAGGATTGCGAATATGAACAGATTCCAACATAGAAATTGTCTTTTCCCACGCATCGACTTTTGAAACACGATGGTGAATACGGTAAGCTTCCATGATCTGATCTCCAATTCGCATTAATGGATTAAGCGAATACTTTGGGTCCTGTAGAATCATTGAGATACGCTTGCCACGAATAGCCCGCATTTGTAGTTCACTGGTTGTCAATAAATTGACATCGTCAAAGCACATCTTTTTAGCTTTAACGATTGCCGATCTTGGACTCAATCTGAGTATCGCACGACCAGTCATTGATTTTCCGGACCCAGATTCTCCAACAATTCCGATTTTTTCTTTTCCCATGGAAAAACTAACACCGCGCACAATTTCTGAAACGCCGCGCATTGTAGGACAAGAAATACGCAAATCTTCTATCTCTAATAATTTTTTATCCATTGCGTGGATCCAATATATCACGAAGTCCATCACCTAAAAGGTTGAAGGCAAGGCTTGCACACAATATTGCACACCCGGGCATCGCTGCTACCCACCAACATGTCATCATAAATTCACGGCCCGTCGAAAGCATTGCTCCCCATTCAGGGCTTGGGAGTTGAGCGCCTAACCCTAAAAAACCAAGACCAGCAGCGGTTAAAATAATTCCAGACATATCTAACGTTAACCGTACAATCACTGAAGGAATACACATCGGAGCAACAT
This genomic window from Bartonella quintana contains:
- a CDS encoding ABC transporter ATP-binding protein; protein product: MANCENIIDVSHLSVTFGRRHRSVTVVKNVKFHIKRGEAYGLIGESGCGKSTILNTLVGLIPHYSGHFVFDGQEVEKKRNKDFLRRVQMVFQDPYASLHPRKMVYTVLSESLKIHGMDNLKERVHDALNSVGLDSSFLYRYPHELSGGQRQRIVLARALIIEPEIFLLDEPTSALDVSAQAEILNLLKSLREEKKLTYLMVSHDLAVVAHICERVGMMHQGIILEELSNDDLRNLHARNDYTKMFFEASIKPIPHREERV
- a CDS encoding ABC transporter ATP-binding protein; translated protein: MDKKLLEIEDLRISCPTMRGVSEIVRGVSFSMGKEKIGIVGESGSGKSMTGRAILRLSPRSAIVKAKKMCFDDVNLLTTSELQMRAIRGKRISMILQDPKYSLNPLMRIGDQIMEAYRIHHRVSKVDAWEKTISMLESVHIRNPEHVMRLFPHEISGGMGQRVMIAMMLIPEPDLIIADEPTSALDVTVRCQVLSVLDELVTKSGTGLIFISHDLNMIADFCDRVLVMYAGRILEELPACDLSRARHPYTKALLDSLPRLDKPVDVLVVPERDPDWLHGPTIVNGV